The sequence below is a genomic window from Glycine max cultivar Williams 82 chromosome 20, Glycine_max_v4.0, whole genome shotgun sequence.
TGATTTTCCAACATGACCATATCTTGCTGCTTTTTTTTTCCGGTAAAGTGGGGGCAAAAAAGCCCAAAAACTGAAATCCTCAGGTGAATACAACACTTGAAATATCACCCAATAACAGCAAAGAAAGACAAGAGAGGACCCAAAATCCAGATTCATTAAAGTCAAGCCTACTTCACACAATGTCATAAATTCATTTCTGAATAGAACTAGCCATCGTGCATATTTAATTCAAATGATAAACTGTCTTCCTTTAGAGCATCTATAGACCATGATTTTCAGAGACATTACAAGACCAGTAAAAAAATTGTAGCAAGATAAAAGCAGGGCAAATCGAAAAGAAAGAAGTCCAATGAAAATTAGGGACAGAGTTACTCAAGCTGAAGGAACAGGAACATCCTTGACAGATTCACGCCATGCGTACTCTCTTGCACCATCCTTGTCCACAATTTTAATAACAAAGTTCGGTGGTGCAACAACGAGCCTGGATCTGATCTCCATAATGCACTTATCAACGAGATCAACTGCTTCTTCAACTGACATTCCACTATGGTAGTGTCTGTCCATCATTGACAGTGAAAAATAGGAGCCATAACCAAAAGCCCCCTTTTCAAGCTTGTGAAGCGTTGCAATGTAGTCAATATAGTATAGTTCAGGGCCCGTCTCTTTGTCATAACCAGCAAGAAGGATGTTCACAGAGTATGGGTTCTGTAGAAAAAAGCAAATGAATATTTGAGGCACCAAATGAATCATTAACCAACTAATGGATGGTCTAGGGACTGTTTGGAGAATATGAATTGCTCTAATAGAGCTAAATTGGAGCAaatgcataaattgattttagcttCTCAATTTGTTTTCCTAAAAGTGAGAAAGGAGATGATATATGGGAGATAGGGTTTAGAAGATACCTTGCGGAGAGCAGTGGCGAGTTCGCCACGCGTGAAATtggcggcggcggcggtggTAAGAGGGATGCCGTTACGGAACTGATACAAGGCGACGTTCTTCTGAATGTACTCTGTGAACTGAACCCTAAAACAGAACGGAAAGGAACGGGATCAGAGGATTGGAAGAGAGTAGGAGAGAAGAAACCCTAACCCTAGATAGTAGATACCTGTCTCCGGGCTCGCCGCTAGCGGCAATGAGTTTGTGGGAATCGAGGAGCATGATCTTGTCCTCGTTGGACTTGTGGACGAGGATGCTGTGCACCGCCGATGAATCAGCCACCACGATCGCAAACCCATTACCCACCAATCCGAATACGCACTCCATcactctctcttcttcttctctatgTCAGGCGCCAAAGAAGGTTTTATATGTGCAAGCAAAAGTGtctatcaatttttatttatatcagaACCACATCTGCTTTGTCCCTTGAGCAAGTTACTTCACTACTTCACCTTGCCTCGCAAAAGTACActcactaattttattttttatttttaattaatcttcaatttcataattttcattcttgaaatattatttactcctaaatttattcataaaataacaaaattatacggtatattttttatctatcaatattatttgttagtctttgttaaaatgttaataaaaaattctaaatgcaacctttttttccttcttcctcaAATTTTTAACTCTTATTTATTCTTTTCCAACCATTAAATCAACCTTACaaccataaaaaattatgttaataattctcaaatattaaaaacttttaagtCCTAAAACATATGCCTGCATAAGTCTCAGTTGGTGTGACTTGTGAGAAGGCAGCACTTTGTTTGCCTACCATCTTTCAATAGAATTTTGCTCATGATGATAGggcctaaaaaaataaaaaataaaaacctatAAACACCAAAATtataacaactaaaaatatatttaagtaaaaaaaacaaaggaatgTATATTTCATAATAActacaaatttaattaagtaataaaaaatagttaagtcAATTTTTACctctaattacatttttttgtgttgcattttttaatctttatactcTATTTACGTGTGTTTAAATTCCCTTAATTTTTGATTGctcatttaattttctaagtttcctaatTGTTGAAACATGAAAAAGATGTCCTTGTACACGTaacggaaaaagaaaaaagaagcacTTTCTAATggctaaacaaataaatttaaattttagggaccaaaaataaaaatgatccaaatttaagggataaaaaaaacatgtttaagcccaaaaaggaaaaaaacttgattctcGTTACTACAACTAAGGAACACAAATGGATATTCTTATATAACAACCAGTATTGTTGGCTAAGTCAGGAGTTTTTTCATGGACTTCTACCCCAATAGAAGCCGAGGCATAA
It includes:
- the LOC100306158 gene encoding Proteasome subunit beta type-2-A-like — its product is MECVFGLVGNGFAIVVADSSAVHSILVHKSNEDKIMLLDSHKLIAASGEPGDRVQFTEYIQKNVALYQFRNGIPLTTAAAANFTRGELATALRKNPYSVNILLAGYDKETGPELYYIDYIATLHKLEKGAFGYGSYFSLSMMDRHYHSGMSVEEAVDLVDKCIMEIRSRLVVAPPNFVIKIVDKDGAREYAWRESVKDVPVPSA